From a single Brassica napus cultivar Da-Ae chromosome C9, Da-Ae, whole genome shotgun sequence genomic region:
- the LOC106390632 gene encoding putative methylesterase 12, chloroplastic, whose product MGNRVICMKKKDVAIRTGGGGGGGDGSRSKRVSRSQRKLLGDEEMLHRRALSMAIHQAQLSQRFDGSVSRRVGSTSSRRQTLSDPFSNNKQVPDLVESLAVKKVVLVHGEGFGAWCWYKTVASLEECGLSPVTVDLAGSGFSMADPNSVSTLEEYSKPLIKLLQNLPEEEKVILVGHSTGGACISYALELFPEKISKAVFICATMVSDGQRPFDVYADQLGSAERFMKESQFLIHRNGKDKPATGFTFEKQHMKSLYFNQSPNKDIALSMISMRAVPLGPMMEKLSLSAERYGKSRRFYVQTLDDFALSPDVQEKLVRENSPEGVYKIKGSDHCPFFSKPQSLHKILLEIAQIP is encoded by the exons ATGGGTAATAGAGTAATCTgtatgaagaagaaagatgttgCCATCAgaacaggaggaggaggaggaggaggagatggaTCTAGAAGCAAGAGAGTAAGTCGTTCTCAAAGGAAACTGCTTGGTGATGAAGAGATGTTGCATCGACGAGCTTTGTCCATGGCTATTCATCAAGCTCAGCTTTCTCAGAGATTCGATGGGTCCGTTTCTAGACGTGTCGGGTCTACTAGCTCCAGAAGACAAACTCTCTCTGACCCTTTTTCAAATAACAAGCAG GTACCTGATCTTGTGGAGAGCTTGGCGGTTAAGAAAGTCGTTCTTGTACATGGTGAAGGGTTTGGGGCTTGGTGTTGGTACAAAACTGTTGCTTCATTGGAAGAGTGTGGACTATCTCCTGTTACAGTTGACCTTGCTGGATCTGGATTTAGTATGGCTGACCCAAATAGTGTTTCCACTTTAGAAGAATATTCAAAACCattgatcaagcttcttcaaaaTCTTCCAGAGGAAGAAAAG gtGATTCTGGTAGGTCACAGTACAGGAGGTGCATGTATTTCGTATGCGTTAGAGCTGTTTCCTGAAAAAATCTCAAAAGCTGTATTCATATGTGCCACTATGGTTTCTGATGGACAAAGACCCTTCGATGTCTATGCTGATCAG CTTGGTTCTGCAGAACGGTTCATGAAAGAGTCGCAGTTCTTGATCCATCGAAATGGAAAGGACAAGCCCGCAACGGGGTTCACTTTTGAAAAGCAACACATGAAAAGCTTGTACTTCAATCAGTCACCCAATAAG GACATAGCATTGTCGATGATTTCAATGCGAGCAGTACCATTGGGTCCAATGATGGAGAAACTGTCGCTGAGTGCAGAAAGATATGGGAAAAGTCGGAGATTCTATGTTCAGACGCTTGATGACTTTGCTCTCTCACCAGACGTTCAGGAGAAACTTGTGAGAGAGAATAGTCCCGAAGGAGTTTATAAGATCAAAGGAAGTGATCATTGTCCTTTCTTCTCTAAACCTCAGTCTCTTCACAAGATCCTTCTTGAGATCGCTCAGATTCCTTAA